One genomic segment of Trichoplusia ni isolate ovarian cell line Hi5 chromosome 5, tn1, whole genome shotgun sequence includes these proteins:
- the LOC113494102 gene encoding sugar transporter ERD6-like 5 isoform X2, producing the protein MGVNMGIVFTWPAFTINLFQSQNTTLNRPMTDLEISFFSGMSSIGALVATPTAGFLLDKLGRKNCSIFNSTGLALVWVILTFSRQVEWVLVAVLLSGISSSIFLVASVYISEICQDSIRGTMTATNMVAYGLGMLVSYLLGGTLDYASTIYVGLGVSVAGVLALLLLKESPIHLMSKGFEKEAMQSIAYYRRLDIDSKEILDEISNMKRALNPDLDGDTSPEEEKLKPDVKPAEKLSFWQFVRKSRSSRRAFVINLVVMLAAIFQGLIVIQMYAEPLFMEALPSASPSFCSVMLAVAMAVAGIVAAFLTDIAGRRPLMIYASLGTGISCMVLGTQLQFHWGPTWITAVFMYVYPVMYTCGAGTVPFVLIAELFLPEVKSIFSMVLIESIWVCNFVILFIFNPLLKTVGWGPVFYIFATLSFLSALYSFIFLPETKGLTVEAIQGLFAKKRKPRNSA; encoded by the exons ATGGGTGTCAACATGGGGATCGTCTTCACCTGGCCAGCCTTCACAATAAACCTATTCCAGTCACAGAACACCACTCTAAACAGACCTATGACAGATTTGGAAATTTCCTTCTTCAGCGGCATGTCTTCTATAGGAGCTCTCGTAGCTACGCCGACAGCCGGATTCTTATTGGACAAGTTGGGACGAAAAAATTGCAGTATTTTTAATTCCACTGGATTAGCT CTAGTATGGGTCATACTGACTTTCAGCAGGCAAGTGGAATGGGTCCTCGTAGCGGTCCTTCTATCCGGGATCAGCAGCTCCATATTCCTGGTCGCCTCGGTCTACATCAGCGAGATCTGCCAGGACTCCATCAGAGGCACCATGACTGCCACGAACATGGTCGCCTATGGTCTCGGGATGTTAGTGTCCTATCTTCTTGGAGGAACTTTAGACTACGCCAGCACGATTTATGTTGGATTGGGCGTCTCAGTAGCTGGAGTACTGGCACTACTACTGCTGAAGGAATCTCCAATTCATTTAATGAGTAAAGGATTTGAgaag GAAGCCATGCAGTCAATAGCTTATTACAGACGCTTGGATATCGACTCCAAAGAAATTTTGGATGAAATTAGTAATATGAAAAGAGCTCTTAATCCTGATTTGGATG GAGATACTTCACCTGAAGAAGAAAAATTGAAGCCAGATGTAAAACCAGCTGAGAAACTATCATTCTGGCAGTTTGTGA GAAAATCTCGTTCATCCCGCCGAGCGTTTGTCATCAACTTAGTGGTGATGCTAGCAGCTATCTTCCAAGGATTAATTGTTATACAAATGTACGCTGAACCGCTTTTTATGGAGGCCTTACCATCAGCCTCACCGTCGTTCTGCAGTGTCATGTTAGCCGTGGCGATGGCAGTAGCTGGTATTGTGGCTGCGTTTCTGACTGATATAGCTGGAAGACGA cctcTGATGATCTACGCGTCTCTAGGCACTGGTATCAGCTGCATGGTACTAGGAACCCAGTTGCAGTTCCACTGGGGCCCGACCTGGATCACGGCGGTGTTCATGTACGTCTACCCAGTGATGTACACGTGCGGCGCAGGGACTGTTCCCTTCGTGCTTATAGCCGAGTTATTTTTGCCAGAG GTCAAAAGTATCTTCTCAATGGTACTAATTGAATCGATCTGGGTCTGCAACTTCGTCATCCTCTTCATCTTCAACCCCCTTCTGAAAACTGTTGGCTGGGGACCTGTCTTCTACATCTTCGCGACCCTCAGTTTCCTCTCAGCTCTCTACAGCTTCATCTTCCTGCCTGAGACCAAGGGACTCACTGTCGAAGCGATACAAGGACTCTTCGCTAAGAAAAGAAAACCAAGAAATTCAGCctga
- the LOC113494102 gene encoding sugar transporter ERD6-like 5 isoform X1 translates to MGSILYQVFGTVIICTMGVNMGIVFTWPAFTINLFQSQNTTLNRPMTDLEISFFSGMSSIGALVATPTAGFLLDKLGRKNCSIFNSTGLALVWVILTFSRQVEWVLVAVLLSGISSSIFLVASVYISEICQDSIRGTMTATNMVAYGLGMLVSYLLGGTLDYASTIYVGLGVSVAGVLALLLLKESPIHLMSKGFEKEAMQSIAYYRRLDIDSKEILDEISNMKRALNPDLDGDTSPEEEKLKPDVKPAEKLSFWQFVRKSRSSRRAFVINLVVMLAAIFQGLIVIQMYAEPLFMEALPSASPSFCSVMLAVAMAVAGIVAAFLTDIAGRRPLMIYASLGTGISCMVLGTQLQFHWGPTWITAVFMYVYPVMYTCGAGTVPFVLIAELFLPEVKSIFSMVLIESIWVCNFVILFIFNPLLKTVGWGPVFYIFATLSFLSALYSFIFLPETKGLTVEAIQGLFAKKRKPRNSA, encoded by the exons ATGGGTAGCATCCTGTATCAGGTGTTTGGGACGGtgataa TATGCACCATGGGTGTCAACATGGGGATCGTCTTCACCTGGCCAGCCTTCACAATAAACCTATTCCAGTCACAGAACACCACTCTAAACAGACCTATGACAGATTTGGAAATTTCCTTCTTCAGCGGCATGTCTTCTATAGGAGCTCTCGTAGCTACGCCGACAGCCGGATTCTTATTGGACAAGTTGGGACGAAAAAATTGCAGTATTTTTAATTCCACTGGATTAGCT CTAGTATGGGTCATACTGACTTTCAGCAGGCAAGTGGAATGGGTCCTCGTAGCGGTCCTTCTATCCGGGATCAGCAGCTCCATATTCCTGGTCGCCTCGGTCTACATCAGCGAGATCTGCCAGGACTCCATCAGAGGCACCATGACTGCCACGAACATGGTCGCCTATGGTCTCGGGATGTTAGTGTCCTATCTTCTTGGAGGAACTTTAGACTACGCCAGCACGATTTATGTTGGATTGGGCGTCTCAGTAGCTGGAGTACTGGCACTACTACTGCTGAAGGAATCTCCAATTCATTTAATGAGTAAAGGATTTGAgaag GAAGCCATGCAGTCAATAGCTTATTACAGACGCTTGGATATCGACTCCAAAGAAATTTTGGATGAAATTAGTAATATGAAAAGAGCTCTTAATCCTGATTTGGATG GAGATACTTCACCTGAAGAAGAAAAATTGAAGCCAGATGTAAAACCAGCTGAGAAACTATCATTCTGGCAGTTTGTGA GAAAATCTCGTTCATCCCGCCGAGCGTTTGTCATCAACTTAGTGGTGATGCTAGCAGCTATCTTCCAAGGATTAATTGTTATACAAATGTACGCTGAACCGCTTTTTATGGAGGCCTTACCATCAGCCTCACCGTCGTTCTGCAGTGTCATGTTAGCCGTGGCGATGGCAGTAGCTGGTATTGTGGCTGCGTTTCTGACTGATATAGCTGGAAGACGA cctcTGATGATCTACGCGTCTCTAGGCACTGGTATCAGCTGCATGGTACTAGGAACCCAGTTGCAGTTCCACTGGGGCCCGACCTGGATCACGGCGGTGTTCATGTACGTCTACCCAGTGATGTACACGTGCGGCGCAGGGACTGTTCCCTTCGTGCTTATAGCCGAGTTATTTTTGCCAGAG GTCAAAAGTATCTTCTCAATGGTACTAATTGAATCGATCTGGGTCTGCAACTTCGTCATCCTCTTCATCTTCAACCCCCTTCTGAAAACTGTTGGCTGGGGACCTGTCTTCTACATCTTCGCGACCCTCAGTTTCCTCTCAGCTCTCTACAGCTTCATCTTCCTGCCTGAGACCAAGGGACTCACTGTCGAAGCGATACAAGGACTCTTCGCTAAGAAAAGAAAACCAAGAAATTCAGCctga
- the LOC113494104 gene encoding facilitated trehalose transporter Tret1-like, with the protein MAGKLFQILGTMLICTTTVNMGVIFAWPAFTIMLFQSPNTTLHRPMTDTEISLFSSMGMIGALISIPTSGYLLDKIGRKRYCLLNSFILSMVWSILTFSRRVEMVLTAIFLSGLSFTVFVVAGTFISEICEPSIRGTMTATNMVAYGIGMLLSYLLGGYLQYEVMLYVGLSLTVAAMCLLSILKESPIHLMSKGFEKEAMQSIAFYKNLKLDSKDIVEEINSIKRSLNPDLDETTPEEEKLKPELKPVEKLSLWKFIKKSRSSRKAFFTTFFLMTAAISQGLVVVQIHAERLFHDAIPTVAPTLLSVILAVAVTGSGMVAAFLTDLAGRRPLMIYASLGTGISCMVLGTQLQFHWGPTWITAVFMYVYPVMYTCGAGTVPFVLLSELFLPEVKSIFSMILVEYACLCNFVILFIFNPLLKAVGWGPVFYIFATLSFLSSSFCVFFLPETKGLNVEEIQTVFARKRTPKNVAA; encoded by the exons ATGGCGGGAAAACTGTTTCAGATTTTGGGTACAATGCTGA TATGCACCACGACCGTCAACATGGGGGTCATCTTTGCCTGGCCAGCCTTCACGATAATGCTCTTTCAATCCCCGAACACCACTCTACATAGACCCATGACGGACACTGAAATATCTTTGTTCAGTAGTATGGGGATGATAGGAGCCCTAATTAGTATTCCTACATCTGGATACTTGTTGGACAAGATTGGAAGAAAAAGATACTGTTTATTGAACTCTTTCATTTTATCT ATGGTCTGGTCTATATTAACGTTCAGCAGACGCGTCGAAATGGTTCTCACCGCGATCTTCCTTTCCGGACTCAGCTTCACAGTCTTCGTGGTGGCAGGAACCTTCATCAGCGAGATTTGCGAGCCTTCTATAAGGGGAACGATGACGGCTACCAACATGGTTGCTTACGGAATAGGAATGCTCCTATCATACCTCCTTGGAGGATACCTACAGTATGAAGTCATGTTGTACGTTGGATTGAGTTTGACCGTTGCTGCTATGTGCCTGTTGTCTATTTTGAAGGAGTCGCCGATTCACCTTATGAGTAAAGGGTTCGAGAAg GAAGCCATGCAATCAATCGCCTTTTACAAGAATTTGAAGCTCGATTCGAAAGATATCGTAGAAGAAATAAATAGCATAAAACGGTCCCTCAATCCCGATCTGGATG AGACTACACCAGAAGAAGAAAAATTGAAGCCAGAACTGAAACCAGTTGAAAAATTATCTCTATGGAAGTTTATaa AGAAATCCCGATCATCACGCAAAGCATTCTTCACAACTTTCTTCTTGATGACAGCTGCCATCTCCCAAGGTTTAGTTGTAGTACAAATACATGCAGAGCGTTTGTTCCATGATGCTATACCAACTGTGGCACCAACACTCTTGAGTGTTATATTGGCTGTGGCAGTAACTGGATCCGGTATGGTTGCTGCGTTCCTAACTGATCTGGCTGGTAGAAGG CCTCTGATGATCTACGCGTCTCTAGGCACTGGTATCAGCTGTATGGTACTAGGAACCCAGTTGCAGTTCCACTGGGGCCCGACCTGGATCACGGCGGTGTTCATGTACGTCTACCCAGTGATGTACACGTGCGGCGCAGGGACTGTTCCCTTCGTGCTTCTTTCGGAATTATTCTTACCTGAA GTCAAAAGCATATTTTCAATGATCTTGGTGGAATACGCCTGCCTTTGCAACTTTGTCATCCTTTTCATCTTCAATCCCCTCCTGAAGGCAGTAGGATGGGGACCCGTCTTCTACATCTTCGCGACCCTCAGTTTCCTGAGCTCTAGCTTCTGTGTTTTCTTTTTGCCTGAGACAAAAGGATTGAATGTCGAAGAAATACAGACAGTGTTTGCGAGAAAAAGGACGCCAAAGAATGTAGCAGCATAG